One genomic segment of Rhodothermales bacterium includes these proteins:
- the sufB gene encoding Fe-S cluster assembly protein SufB produces the protein MSQSQSDTEFLHEVAREDYKYGFVTNIEAETAPKGLNEDTVRFISAKKNEPEWMLEWRLRAFRHWQTLLQKEAYPRWAHLTYPEIDFQNISYYSAPNTRPKYNSLEEVDPELLSTFEKLGISLLEQKRLVGVAVDVVMDSVSIATTFKEQLGELGIIFCSFGEAVQEHPDLIRRYIGSVVPYTDNFYASLNSAVFSDGSFCYIPKGVHCPMELSTYFRINEAGTGQFERTLIVAEEGSYVSYLEGCTAPMRDENQLHAAVVEIVAMKDAEVKYSTIQNWYPGDNNGKGGIYNFVTKRGICEGANAKIAWTQLETGSSITWKYPSVILKGDHSVGEFYSVAFTKGRQQADTGTKMIHLGKNTRSTIISKGISAGRAQNSYRGLVKIGKNADGARNFSQCDSMLLSSTCGAHTFPYLEISNPTAQVEHEATTSKVGEDQIFYCNQRGISEQDAIKLIVNGFCKDILAKLPMEFAVEAQKLLAIELEGSVG, from the coding sequence CTTCGTAACGAACATCGAAGCGGAGACGGCGCCGAAAGGCTTGAACGAAGACACCGTCCGATTCATTTCCGCGAAGAAGAACGAGCCGGAGTGGATGCTCGAGTGGCGGCTACGCGCGTTCCGCCACTGGCAGACCCTGCTCCAAAAAGAAGCGTACCCGCGGTGGGCGCATCTGACGTACCCCGAAATCGACTTTCAGAATATCAGCTACTACTCCGCCCCCAACACGCGGCCGAAGTACAACAGCCTGGAGGAAGTCGACCCCGAGCTCCTCAGCACGTTCGAGAAACTGGGTATTTCGCTCCTTGAGCAGAAGCGTCTGGTGGGGGTGGCGGTGGATGTGGTGATGGACAGCGTGTCCATCGCGACCACCTTCAAGGAGCAGCTCGGCGAGCTGGGCATTATCTTCTGTTCGTTCGGGGAAGCCGTCCAGGAGCACCCAGACCTCATCCGCCGCTATATCGGCTCGGTGGTGCCGTATACGGACAATTTCTATGCATCGCTCAACTCGGCGGTATTCTCCGACGGCTCGTTCTGTTACATCCCGAAGGGCGTCCACTGCCCCATGGAGCTATCGACCTATTTCCGCATCAACGAGGCCGGCACGGGGCAGTTCGAGCGGACGCTGATCGTGGCCGAGGAGGGCAGCTACGTGAGTTACCTGGAGGGCTGCACCGCCCCGATGCGCGACGAAAACCAGCTCCACGCCGCCGTCGTCGAGATCGTGGCGATGAAGGACGCCGAGGTCAAGTATTCGACCATCCAGAACTGGTATCCCGGCGACAACAACGGCAAGGGCGGGATCTACAACTTCGTGACCAAGCGCGGCATCTGCGAGGGCGCCAACGCGAAGATCGCCTGGACCCAGCTCGAAACCGGCAGCTCGATCACCTGGAAGTACCCGAGCGTCATCCTGAAGGGGGATCACTCCGTCGGCGAGTTCTACTCGGTCGCCTTCACGAAGGGGCGTCAACAGGCCGACACCGGCACGAAGATGATCCACCTCGGGAAAAACACCCGCAGCACGATCATCTCGAAAGGGATTTCAGCCGGCCGCGCCCAGAACAGCTACCGCGGCCTCGTGAAGATCGGCAAAAACGCCGACGGCGCCCGCAACTTCTCGCAGTGCGACTCGATGTTGCTCAGCTCTACCTGCGGGGCGCACACCTTTCCGTACCTCGAGATCTCCAACCCAACGGCGCAGGTCGAACACGAGGCCACGACATCGAAGGTGGGTGAGGATCAGATTTTCTACTGCAACCAGCGCGGCATCAGCGAGCAGGACGCGATCAAGCTGATTGTAAATGGCTTCTGTAAGGACATCCTGGCCAAGCTGCCCATGGAGTTCGCCGTGGAAGCCCAGAAACTACTGGCCATCGAACTTGAAGGCAGCGTCGGCTGA